The sequence GTGCCGTTGTCATCGACAACACCAGCCACTACCGGATGGACGAAGAGGTTCCGCTCGTTGTCCCGGAGGTCAACCCCGAAGATATCCGCGACTGGAAGAAAAAAGGGATCATCGCGAACCCGAACTGTTCGACCATCCAGATGGTACAGGCTCTCAAGCCTCTCGACGACGCTTTCGACCTGGTGCGCGTTGATGTCAGTACCTACCAGGCGACTTCGGGGGCCGGCAAATCGGCCATGGAAGAGCTTGTCCAGCAGATGCAGGACTTCTTCGCCTTCCGCCTCGGCGAGAGTGAACACAACAAGTTCCCGCACCAGATCGCTTTGAACCTCATTCCGCAGATCGATGTCTTTACCGACAGCGGCTATACGAAAGAGGAGCTCAAAATGGTCAACGAGACGAAGAAGATCATGCACAAAGGGATCGAACTGAGCGCCACCTGCGTTCGCGTCCCGGTCCTGCGCGGCCACTCCGAAGCGATCACGATGACATTCGACAGCGCCGTCGACGCCGCCGAAGCACGCGAGATCCTCTCCAAGGCCCCGAACATCATCATCCAGGACGACCCGCAAAACAGCGTCTATCCGATGCCGGCAGCCTGTGTCGACCGCAACGAGACCTTTGTCGGGCGGATCAGAAGCGACCTCTACCGCGACAATATGCTCCACATGTGGGTCGTCGCGGACAACCTCCGCGTCGGTGCCGCGACCAATGCCGTACGTATCGCGCAGAAATGGGTAGAGATGGGGGGTGCAGATGTTTGAGAAGCTGTTTGAATCCGGCCTCTGGAACAGCCGCCTTTTCACCCTCTTTGCCGTTGTCTTTTCGCTGATCGGCGCCATTATCCTCTTTGTCGTCGCAAGCCTCGACATCTGGGGCGTGCTAGTACTGGTATGGGACGTCGTTGCGCACCACGTCCATCCCGAGCACCTGCATGAAGACGTCGTGGCGAGCATCATCGGGGCCATCGACCTCTACCTCATTGCTATCGTGCTGCTGATCTTCAGCCTCGGGGTCTACGAGCTCTTCGTCTCCAAGATCGATGCGGCCGAAGATGAGGACGGAAAAAGCTCCTCGGTGCTGCAGATCCACTCCCTGGACCAGCTCAAGGACAAGATCGCCAAGGTCATCGTCATGGTCCTGGTCGTCAACTTCTTCCAGCGTGTCCTGCACACCCAGTTCAACGGGGCGCTGGAGATGCTCTACTTCTCGGGGTCGATCCTGCTGCTGGCGCTCGCCCTCTATTTTCTGCACAAAGGCGATCAGCACTGATCGCCCGCAAAATCCAACACCCATAGGAATATAAATGAGTAAAATTTTCGTCGATGCCTGCCTCGGAAAAGAGACACCGTATACCCCGGTCTGGATGATGCGCCAGGCGGGCCGCTACCTGCCCGAATACATGGAAGTCCGTGCCAAGGCAGGCAGCTTCCTGAATCTCTGCCACGATCCGGAAAAAGCGGCGGAAGTCACGCTCCAGCCTCTTGACATTGTCGGCGTCGACGCAGCGATACTCTTCAGCGACATCCTCGTTATTCCCGATGAAATGGGTATGGACCTCTCCTTCGTCAAAGGCGAAGGACCGAAATTCAGCGACCCCATCACCTCTCAGGCGGACGTTGACCGTCTCCTCGGCGGCGAGGAGGCAGCGGACAAGCTCACCTACGTCTACGACACGATCAAACTGCTGCGCAAACAGCTGGACGCACGCGGTGACGAGAAGGCGCTGATCGGCTTTACCGGTGCCCCGTGGACCCTGGCGACCTACATGATCGAAGGCCAGGGGACAAAGACCTACAACATCTGCAAGAAGATGATGTACTCCAACCCTGAACTGCTGCACAGCGTGCTGAAAAAAGTCACCGAAGTCGTCAAATACTACATGGAGAAACAGATCCAGAGCGGCGTCGACGTCGTGCAGATCTTCGACTCCTGGGCCGCGGCAATCGAACCGGGCAAATATGACGAGTTCTCCTGGCAGTACATGGTCGAGATCGCCGAGTACCTCAAAGAGAAGTACCCCCATATCCCGGTCATCATGTTCCCCAAAGGGATCGCGGCCTTCATCGAACGCGGACTCGTTTACGGCAACTTCGACGTCATGGGTATCGACTGGGGCACGCCGATGGCCCTGGCCAAGGAGAAACTGGGCGACAAGTACGTCCTGCAGGGCAATATGGAGCCGTGCCGCCTCTACTCCAAAGAGGCCACGACGGCGTGCATCGAAGTGATCCAGAAGACGATGGGCGGCAAGCGCCACATCTTCAACCTCGGCCACGGCATCCTTCCCGACGTTCCCGTCGAAAACGCCATCCACTTCGTCAACGAGTGCCACCGCGTCAGCACCAAAGCCTGACGCCTAACGTATCGGTCCAAACGATGAGCGCTATCTTCGGTCCGGTCAACTCCCGCCGTTTCGGTACCTCCCTCGGTATCGACCTCTCGCCCGGTCTCAAACAGTGTAATTTCGACTGCCTCTACTGCGAGCTCGCCCCCGCCGCACCTGTCACTACACAGACACAGCGCAGCGGTGTCGATGAAATCGTTGCCGAACTGCGTAGCGCCCTGGCCGAACATCCCGGCATCGACGACATCACCGTTACCGCAAACGGCGAACCGACCCTCTACCCGGACCTGGACGCCCTTGTCGAGCGCATCGACGCCGTCAAAGGCGATACGAAGACCCTGATTCTCACCAACAGCGCCACGCTGACCGATCCAAAGACCTTTGCCACTTTGCTCAAGTTCGACCAGGTCAAGCTCTCCCTCGATGCGGTCACCCCGGAGGTCTTCCGCAAGATCGACCGCCCGGCCGAAGGGATCGAAATCGACGCGCTCGTCAATGCCGTCAAATCCTTTGCAAGAGAGTACCGCGGCGACCTCTACCTGGAAATCCTCTTCGTCCACGGCCTCAACGACACCGACGAAGAGATCACTGCTCTCAATGCGGTCCTGCACGACATCCCCTGCAAACGGATCGATATCGGGACGATCGACCGGCCCCCGGCCTACCCCGTACAGGGGCTCAGTTACGGTGAGCTTCACGAGGTTGCTTCGAAGTTCGACCCGGAGCTCCCGGTCCACATCGCCTCACGCACCCATGCCGAGTCTTGCCAGGGACGCTACAGTGACGATGCGATCCTCAACACCCTCGACAAGCGCCCGCTAAGCATGGAAGACATCGCCCTGCTCTTCGACAATGAGAGCCAGGCGCGTTTCCGAGCCCTCGTTGAGACGGGCCGGATCGTTGCCGAAGACAGCTCGGGGATCACCTTCTACATCCCGGCCGGAAACCTCCACCGAAAACGCACCAAGAATTCTTGACTTTTCAGGAAGTTTCTTTTATAATTTCGGCCTCTTAACGATTCCGGATTAGCTCAGCGGTAGAGTAGGTGACTGTTAATCACTTGGTCACTGGTTCGAATCCAGTATCCGGAGCCACTTTTTCTGTAACCCCCAAACACCGGACTTTCAAAGAAACAACTTCAAGCACTGTGCCCGAATTGTGCCCATAAGTGCCTAGAGCACATCCGCCAAAAACACAGCCCTTTTCTTATCTTTCTGCTTGCGATACTTCGCGTACATCTGCAGGGTCATAGACGTGTCCGTATGCCCAAGCATATGCGAGACCCAGAGAATATCTTCCCCGTTTTCGATCATCACCGTCGCGAAGGCATGGCGCATCTGGTAGATGGTACGGTATTCAATATCAAGCTTTTCGAGCAGCTTTTTCCAGCGGGTGTCACGAATGCGCTTGATATCGTAGTAGTGCTCACCGTTCTTATTGAGAAAGACATAGGTGCCCTGCTCTCCCGTCCGCTCGTACTGCGCCCTGAGATAAGGCAGCAGCGGATCGAGGATATCAATGGTACGGATACTGCTTTGCGTCTTCGGTGTCGAGACGACACCCATCTTGATCGCCCGCTTGATGGAGATCTCTCCTCTTTCGAAATTGACATCTTCCCATCGCAGTCCGATCATCTCTCCGCTTCGCATCCCTGTAAAGAATCCCAGGGCACTGAAGGTCTGAAGATCGCCTTCGGCGTTTTCGATGATTAGCTTCATCTCGTCCATCGTGAACGGGGCAACATCCACCTTATCGATTTTGGGAAGCTTCACTTTCGAGACCGGGTTCTTGTCGATGATCTCGTCGCGTATCGCATCCTCGAAGAAGGTGTTGAGCACCGCCCGGACATTGCGCACCCGTCGCGGCGCAAGCGTCTGAAGCAGCTCATTCTGCCACAGAGCGATATCCGAAGGCTTGATCCTGTCCAGCCGTTTCTTGCCCAAACGGGGGGCGATATGCAGACGCAGTGAGGTTGCGTAGTCATACTTCGTCGAGGGCTTGCGGTGATGCTCGTGCAGCGCGAAGCTGACCTGGGCGTATTCGCTTACCGTCGGTATGGTTGTTTCTTTTTCAAAGAACGTTCCCGAGTTCAACTTGTAGATGATCTCGGGAAGTATTTTATTGGTCGCTAGTGCGCGATTTGCCTTGTTGTCATCCAGTCCCAAAGAGCGTCTATATCTCTTTGATTGATGATAAAACGTTATCCACAACTTGCCGTTGCGTGTAATCAGTTTCACGGTCGTCCTTTCCGACCACCCAAGAGTCAATCGCAACTCTATCAAAGAGTATTTTACCCGTTCGATTGTGAAAGTGCACTCCTTCTATGAAATGCTCATCTTTCATCTTGTAGATGCGATCCTTGGAGTAGCCAAGATATTCGGCAACTTCTTTGACGTTCAACCACCGTTTGGTATTCGACGTCTCTAGCTTCATAGAGAGCTCGTCTATTCTTTTTAGTAGCAGTGGAATGAGGTTAATGTTTTCCAGTGACAGTTCCATTGCAGACTCCTGATTGGCGATTTTCGTCAACGAAGTAAGAAAAAGCCGACTTCGTGTTTCGATACAACCATTGTAAGAAGTCGCTTTTTAACCAGTGCCTAGGGATAGTTGCGTTTTGTACTTCAGACGCTTAATTATCGTTGCGTTTTGCCTGGTGGTATTAGAAGACGCTCTTTTGAAACTGGTCAATGCAAAAATACCCACACTCCTTGACAAAAAAATTTTGATGGCAAATACTCTTTCAAGCCGCACGGGTTCCAAGACGACCGTCCTAGGAAAACCCAAACCGTATGGCCTTTAGAAGGATTGATTATGAACAACGAAACAGTTAAATCGAACCAAGAATTTTACTGGGCAACGACTGCTCTGGAAAAAGTCGCTATGGAGATCGTCGGTTTTCAAGCACGTATGACAATCCGGATGATCACTGATGGCAGCAATTACCATTTTCGTCTTGATATCGATGGCATCGATTCAGCCGACATGGTAAGAGCTGCACACTATCTGAATCATAAGATGAAGGTCAGAATTGCACAGAACCATGAGGCATTACTCCCCATAACGAACGAATACCTTCGTATGAATACAGAAATGGCTGCATTTTTCATGGATGACCTTTTAGAAGACTGGTTGGCAGGTGAATTTGTAAAACATAAAGATGAGATGACACGAGAATATCGGCTCTATAGCCGCTCGCCCTATATGATTCCGAACTGGGAGGTTTTAAATGTACCGCTTACAGAGGGAAACATTCTTGAATATCAGAAGATGGGGGATAAGGATATAGGTGCAATGATCCTGACCCCCGGACCCATCACACTGAATGATGAAATGCAAAAACTATTGAATGAGAACGTCAACTATCATGCCGGAGTACATCTCAATGAAAACTTTCGCAGGATTACATCGGTCTATTGTGCAAACGCGAGAGGAAGTGAAGATGCCGTACTGGCATCTGTTGGCAGTCGGATTCGCAGATCACTTGCAAGAGGCATTGCAATAATCTTGTTTTTTGAGAGCAAAGGGGGAAAGGTTAAGTACCGCCCTTACGCATTTGATGTGCTAGGGCTGTAGAAAACAGGTCATACAACCCTGAAAATAAAGGACCTATCCTCACAAATACAGTCATCACTTGATTTACATGTCCTAAGAAGCATCGAAAATTTTTTCAGGGGAAGCCATTACCCAGTCAAAGATTCTCTTATTTTTCTTGTATAACCCTTTGACATTTGCACAGAGCAGGTGCAATAGTGCATATTCATTGGCTTTGACTGGGT is a genomic window of Sulfurimonas sp. HSL1-2 containing:
- a CDS encoding aspartate-semialdehyde dehydrogenase; protein product: MKKYNVAVVGASGAVGEEILRIFEEIDFPLAKLVPMASSRSAGNTVEFNGNELVIKELTETVFDEEEIEIALFSAGGSVSAKFAPFAAAAGAVVIDNTSHYRMDEEVPLVVPEVNPEDIRDWKKKGIIANPNCSTIQMVQALKPLDDAFDLVRVDVSTYQATSGAGKSAMEELVQQMQDFFAFRLGESEHNKFPHQIALNLIPQIDVFTDSGYTKEELKMVNETKKIMHKGIELSATCVRVPVLRGHSEAITMTFDSAVDAAEAREILSKAPNIIIQDDPQNSVYPMPAACVDRNETFVGRIRSDLYRDNMLHMWVVADNLRVGAATNAVRIAQKWVEMGGADV
- a CDS encoding radical SAM protein — its product is MSAIFGPVNSRRFGTSLGIDLSPGLKQCNFDCLYCELAPAAPVTTQTQRSGVDEIVAELRSALAEHPGIDDITVTANGEPTLYPDLDALVERIDAVKGDTKTLILTNSATLTDPKTFATLLKFDQVKLSLDAVTPEVFRKIDRPAEGIEIDALVNAVKSFAREYRGDLYLEILFVHGLNDTDEEITALNAVLHDIPCKRIDIGTIDRPPAYPVQGLSYGELHEVASKFDPELPVHIASRTHAESCQGRYSDDAILNTLDKRPLSMEDIALLFDNESQARFRALVETGRIVAEDSSGITFYIPAGNLHRKRTKNS
- a CDS encoding tyrosine-type recombinase/integrase; this encodes MKLITRNGKLWITFYHQSKRYRRSLGLDDNKANRALATNKILPEIIYKLNSGTFFEKETTIPTVSEYAQVSFALHEHHRKPSTKYDYATSLRLHIAPRLGKKRLDRIKPSDIALWQNELLQTLAPRRVRNVRAVLNTFFEDAIRDEIIDKNPVSKVKLPKIDKVDVAPFTMDEMKLIIENAEGDLQTFSALGFFTGMRSGEMIGLRWEDVNFERGEISIKRAIKMGVVSTPKTQSSIRTIDILDPLLPYLRAQYERTGEQGTYVFLNKNGEHYYDIKRIRDTRWKKLLEKLDIEYRTIYQMRHAFATVMIENGEDILWVSHMLGHTDTSMTLQMYAKYRKQKDKKRAVFLADVL
- a CDS encoding helix-turn-helix domain-containing protein: MELSLENINLIPLLLKRIDELSMKLETSNTKRWLNVKEVAEYLGYSKDRIYKMKDEHFIEGVHFHNRTGKILFDRVAIDSWVVGKDDRETDYTQRQVVDNVLSSIKEI
- a CDS encoding YqhA family protein; its protein translation is MFEKLFESGLWNSRLFTLFAVVFSLIGAIILFVVASLDIWGVLVLVWDVVAHHVHPEHLHEDVVASIIGAIDLYLIAIVLLIFSLGVYELFVSKIDAAEDEDGKSSSVLQIHSLDQLKDKIAKVIVMVLVVNFFQRVLHTQFNGALEMLYFSGSILLLALALYFLHKGDQH
- the hemE gene encoding uroporphyrinogen decarboxylase — encoded protein: MSKIFVDACLGKETPYTPVWMMRQAGRYLPEYMEVRAKAGSFLNLCHDPEKAAEVTLQPLDIVGVDAAILFSDILVIPDEMGMDLSFVKGEGPKFSDPITSQADVDRLLGGEEAADKLTYVYDTIKLLRKQLDARGDEKALIGFTGAPWTLATYMIEGQGTKTYNICKKMMYSNPELLHSVLKKVTEVVKYYMEKQIQSGVDVVQIFDSWAAAIEPGKYDEFSWQYMVEIAEYLKEKYPHIPVIMFPKGIAAFIERGLVYGNFDVMGIDWGTPMALAKEKLGDKYVLQGNMEPCRLYSKEATTACIEVIQKTMGGKRHIFNLGHGILPDVPVENAIHFVNECHRVSTKA